One window of Vicia villosa cultivar HV-30 ecotype Madison, WI unplaced genomic scaffold, Vvil1.0 ctg.001839F_1_1, whole genome shotgun sequence genomic DNA carries:
- the LOC131636825 gene encoding protein BYPASS1-LIKE-like → MPSTENQSSSAASSFSSFGRSLFGIRQEQVHSVEVSHEADSCNLELGSFQKRVTDRFHDLSVVSDDELLSIDWMQKLLNAFICCHEEFRAIMLNNKEEVSKPPLDRMTSEFIERSVKALDICNASRDGIENIRMWQKHLEIASCALGSNKRPLSEGQFRRARKALMDLALAMLDEKESGSVFSQRHRSFGRHSSSKDHSPGHARSHSWSVSRSWSAAKQLQSIANNLVPPRANDIAANSRLSVSVYTMNCVLLFVLWILVAAIPCQDRGLNLHFSVPRQFTWSTPVTLLHERILEESKKRERRNSSGLLKEIYQIEVTTRHLTDLVDSAQFPLTETYKLEVEQDLKELKLVLEAFRDGLDPLECLVREVFRKIVICRTEGLDSLGASNYTGQ, encoded by the coding sequence CAGGTTCATTCTGTGGAAGTAAGTCATGAAGCGGATTCGTGTAATTTAGAGCTTGGATCGTTTCAAAAGCGTGTAACGGATCGTTTTCATGACCTTTCTGTGGTTAGTGATGATGAATTGCTGTCAATTGATTGGATGCAGAAGCTTCTTAATGCATTTATATGCTGCCATGAGGAATTCAGAGCCATTATGTTGAATAATAAAGAGGAGGTGTCGAAACCTCCTCTGGATCGGATGACGTCTGAGTTCATTGAAAGGTCGGTTAAGGCTCTTGACATTTGTAATGCGAGTCGAGATGGGATTGAGAATATCCGTATGTGGCAAAAGCATCTGGAAATCGCAAGCTGTGCTTTGGGTTCAAATAAGAGACCCTTGTCAGAAGGGCAGTTTAGGAGGGCTAGAAAGGCGCTGATGGATTTAGCATTGGCGATGCTTGACGAGAAAGAATCAGGATCCGTTTTCTCTCAACGTCATAGATCTTTTGGGCGGCATAGCTCGAGCAAGGATCATTCGCCAGGGCATGCAAGATCACATTCATGGAGTGTCTCTCGGTCCTGGTCTGCAGCCAAGCAACTACAATCAATTGCAAACAACCTGGTTCCGCCTCGCGCGAACGACATTGCTGCAAACAGCAGGCTTTCGGTTTCTGTTTATACCATGAACTGTGTTCTCTTGTTTGTTTTGTGGATCCTTGTTGCAGCTATTCCTTGTCAGGATAGAGGTTTAAACCTTCATTTTTCAGTCCCAAGGCAATTTACCTGGAGCACTCCAGTTACTTTGCTTCACGAACGGATCCTGGAGGAGTCAAAGAAGCGAGAGCGCCGCAACTCAAGTGGTTTGCTGAAGGAGATATATCAAATTGAGGTAACCACCCGGCACTTGACAGACCTGGTAGATTCTGCTCAGTTTCCGTTGACCGAGACATATAAATTGGAAGTTGAGCAGGACTTGAAGGAGCTGAAGCTTGTTTTGGAAGCTTTTAGAGATGGATTGGATCCGTTGGAGTGTCTGGTGAGGGAGGTATTCCGAAAGATAGTGATTTGCCGAACCGAAGGGCTTGATTCCCTTGGTGCATCAAACTATACAGGGCAATGA
- the LOC131636826 gene encoding uncharacterized protein LOC131636826 isoform X4 — MIDDTDNSFSTPPFQIRYARQDVFLSIMISFYLAFGEYDRESSAVILKFELMHAPMTATGSDLQSSLDGCSASFHEYKIPPKALLGLHSYCPVYFDAFHSVVVDTSVHISLLKASYITTRQKLNCTSDCGDSEGTYAEDYVGSNKVMLIKALVAAHDILLEDLRRLSTGINIEIDLTEILFESDDTKWFDSPLPARVKSVEGEQSLQLLGGEEVSVKDGSHYINYRTGKSVQPFSFDDHLLNSFQSLANQLLCLWNIFLKFHRENKTKILEFLRKSWATDRRTEWSIWMVYSKVAMPHQYLHNRVEGISLHHGLHRSSLNIRRLIDDPIQTAIMRAELHRRGIAQMRINNRSLQDMYLFGDPLLVPIIIVERMANVYRSASLDSSYISMENDARHFLGNGSRSAKKWSGSSQQNSHVLRVVVFVHGFQGNHLDLRLVRNQWLLIDPDIQFLMSEANEDKTSGDFREMGFRLAKEVISFLKKKMDKASRRGNLKDIKLSFVGHSIGNLIVRTALAESMMEPYLRYLYTYVSISGPHLGYMYSSNSLFNSGLWLLKKLKGTQCIHQLTFTDDPDLENTFIYNLSKEKTLENFRNVFLLSSPQDGYVPYHSARIELCPAASSDFSKRGKIFLQMLNNCLDQIRSFSDHRVIMRCDVNFNASSYGRNLNTLIGRAAHIEFLESDIFAKFIMWSFPEMFR; from the exons ATGATTGATGATACGGACAACAGTTTTTCAACTCCGCCATTCCAGATTAGATACGCAAGGCAGGACGTTTTTCTTTCTATCATGATCTCGTTCTACCTAGCTTTTGGTGAATATGACAGAGAATCCTCTGCTGTTATCTTGAAGTTTGAACTCATGCATGCTCCGATGACTGCAACTGG GTCTGATTTACAAAGTTCACTGGATGGATGTTCTGCTTCGTTTCATGAATACAAAATCCCGCCTAAAGCTCTTCTAGGATTGCATTCATATTGTCCTGTTTACTTTGACGCTTTCCATTCTGTCGTTGTCGATACAAGTGTTCACATCAGTCTACTAAAAGCTAGTTACATCACAACTCGACAGAAG TTGAATTGTACCAGTGATTGTGGAGATTCAGAAGGCACTTATGCTGAAGATTATGTTGGGTCAAACAAG GTTATGCTCATCAAAGCATTGGTGGCTGCACATGATATCCTGCTTGAAGATCTGAGAAGATTAAGCACTGGCATTAACATAGAGATTGATTTGactgaaattttgtttgaatcaGATGATACAAAATGGTTTGATTCGCCTCTGCCTGCACGTGTCAAAAGTGTTGAGGGTGAACAATCACTTCAGCTGCTTGGTGGAGAAGAAGTCAGTGTCAAG GACGGTTCTCATTATATCAATTATCGAACCGGGAAATCAGTTCAACCTTTTTCTTTTGATGATCATCTGTTAAACTCTTTCCAGTCTCTAGCAAATCAGCTCCTATGTCTCTGGAACATATTTCTGAAATTCCACAG ggaaaacaaaacaaaaatactagAATTTCTCCGCAAATCATGGGCTACAGATCGGAGAACTGAGTGGTCAATATGGATGGTGTACTCAAAGGTTGCGATGCCTCATCAATATTTGCATAACAGAGTTGAGGGGATATCGTTGCACCATGGCTTGCATAGAAGTTCATTAAATATAAGGAGACTGATTGATGAT CCTATTCAAACTGCAATAATGCGTGCAGAACTTCATAGGCGAGGTATAGCACAAATGAGG ATCAACAATCGGTCCCTTCAAGACATGTATTTATTTGGAGATCCTTTGCTTGTTCCTATTATTATTGTAGAACGCATGGCGAATGTGTACCGTTCTGCAAGTCTGGATTCAAGCTACATTTCTATGGAGAATGATGCAAGACATTTTCTAGGAAATGGTTCCCGATCCGCAAAAAAGTGGTCTGGGAGTAGCCAGCAAAATAGTCATGTTTTGAGAGTAGTTGTTTTTGTTCATGGATTTCAG GGAAATCATTTGGATTTACGGCTCGTTCGTAACCAGTGGCTTTTAATTGACCCCGATATACAGTTTCTGATGTCAGAGGCAAATGAAGATAAAACATCTGGGGACTTCAGAGAAATGGGTTTTCGGCTTGCTAAGGAAGTGATCTCTTTCCTAAAAAAGAAAATGGATAAAGCTTCAAGAAGAGGAAACTTGAAAGATATCAAGCTTAGTTTTGTTGGTCATTCTATCGGTAATCTCATCGTCAGAACAGCCTTAGCAG AGAGCATGATGGAGCCATATCTAAGATACTTATATACCTATGTGTCGATATCGGGTCCACACTTGGGTTATATGTACAGTTCGAACTCGCTATTCAATTCAGGGCTCTGGCTGTTGAAGAAGCTTAAGGGCACTCAATGTATCCATCAACTGACCTTTACAGATGATCCTGATCTTGAGAATACTTTCATCTACAATCTTTCCAAGGAGAAAACACTGGAAAATTTTCGGAATGTGTTTCTTTTATCCTCACCTCAG GATGGTTACGTTCCATATCATTCCGCTAGAATAGAACTGTGTCCAGCAGCTTCTTCGGACTTCTCTAAACGAGGGAAAATCTTCCTACAGATGCTAAATAATTGCTTGGACCAAATCCGATCTTTCTCTGACCATCGCGTGATTATGCGCTGCGACGTCAACTTCAACGCATCTTCCTACGGAAGGAACCTGAACACACTTATCGGACGTGCAGCTCATATTGAATTCTTAGAGTCCGACATTTTCGCAAAGTTCATAATGTGGTCTTTCCCAGAGATGTTTAGATAA